The genomic interval AAAAAACTCGCCAGCCACGCCGCCATGCAGATTCTTGAGCGGCAGGCCGTCACCGGAAGTCCGCGCCTCCTCGGGGTCGAAGCGCACCATGCGCATGAAATGCTCGTGCAGACCCCGGTGTTCGGTCCGGATCCGGTCCGCCTGAAAGACAATCCTGGCCAGGGAAGACAGCCCGGCGCCACGCACGACATGCAGCGCGCAGCCCAGCCCCTTGGCCTCGGCCTCGACCCGGCCCAGGATCCCTGGCGACAGGTCCTCGCGCCGGAAATGCCGACGGTTCGTGCACCGATCCCAGAGGACGTCGCCCAAAAAATCCTCCCGCGTCCCCCGCCCCACGACGACAGTGGCCACCAGGCCGCTCCTGTCGATCACCTCGGGAAGATCGACCGTGGCCGCGTGGCCCAGGGAACGCGCGGCCACGGCCGCGTTCTCGGCCGCCGCGCCGCAGGAAATCAGGGTCGCGTATTGATGGACATTAAAAAACGAATGCTCCGCCTCGGTGTTCATTCGCACCCCCAGGCCATCATCCAGCCGCGTGAAGCGCCAGGGCTGGGCATTGTCGCCCGAGGGCGCGGCAATGGCCGCCGACACGATGTAGCTAAACGCGGCCTCGGACAGGGGCACCACCACCGGGCCGTCGGGTTTTTCGGGTGGCCTAAAGCCGACCCGCTCCCCTTGAGCCGCTGTGACGGATTGCGGTTGCCCCACATCAGCCTGCCGGCGCAAAATTTGGTCAAATACGGATCGAACTGCAGATAGGCCGGAGCCGGCCGCGTTCCGGGCCGGCCCAGCACCAGACGCACGCCTTCCATGCTGGCCACGGACGCGCAGGCCTGACAGGCGATGTACGAGGATGGACCACGCCGCCGCCGCAGGCTGACCCGTTGCCGGTCAATATAGCAAAAATGCAGGCCTCGCGGCGACAGGCCCATGGCAAAGCGCAGCAGGAGTTCTTCCTCGGTCAGGCCATCGTGAATATCGAAATACTCGTCAAAGGACATACCCGGGGCCGAGAACACCAACAACGCGGCCCCAAAGCCCAGGGGGCCGGCGGTGACGACCGGGATACCCAGGTCCCAGGCGTGCATGAACAGCCGCCGCCGGATGGCGAAGGCAAAAAAATCGAGGCTGTCCACGACAACATCCGCGCCACGCAGGAACACATCCAGATTGTCCTCGGTCACGCCCTCGGGAAACGCCTGGATTTCCAGATGCGGGTTGATGGACAGGGCCAGCTCCCGCATGACATCGAGCTTGGGCCGGCCCAAACTGGCCATGGTCGCGCCAAGCTGACGGTTGAAGTTGACCATCTCGAAGCTGTCCGGATCGGCCAGACGAAAGCGGCGGAACCCGGTCCGCGCCAGGGAGGCGAGGTGCTGGCCGCCGACCCCCCCAGCCCTGGAATGGCGACGACGGCCCCAGCCAGCCGGTCTTGTTCGTCGATGCTCAACAGGCCATGATTACGGGACAGAGCGATGTCTTGAAAACTGGTCGGGTCCAGCTCGCGCGACGAGCCATTCACAGGGTGGATCGACATAAAGCCCCCATCAGGTTGAGCGAATCATTCCAGGGCACCATCGAAGGGACAAACAGGGCCTTGTGATAAACGCGTTCGATATAGGCCAGCCGCTCCGGGTCCAGTTCCTCCAAAATTTCGGGCCGCTGCTGAAAAAAATAGCGGGCGGCGTCATAGTCCAAAAATTCATGGTGCTCATATCCAAGGGACTGGATGTTTTGGTCCACGTGGGACGTGTTCAGCTTGAGAAAAAAGGACGCCAAATCGGTCTCGAAATCGCTCGCGGCGTATGCCCGCATCAGTCTTTCGGCGTAGGAGTCAAAATCGGCCCGCATCAAGACCGCCGGGGCGCCCACGGTCGGGTAGTATTTTTCCTCGCCGATCTGTTCGCAAAGCATGATTTCATTGTAAAAACGGACATGCTTGGGATTCACGGTCAGGCACAGGTCGTTCACCCCGGTCATGAGGCCGTAATTGATGACCGTCTTGTACAAATACATGACCACGTTCTTGCCGCGCAGGGTTTTTTCCGTTGCCAGCGACCCAATTTCCACGACCTTCCGCCCTTGTCGGCGGAGTTCATCGATCTCGTCCTTGTACAAGGCATCCATGGGCAACCCGAACAGCGCGGAATCCGGAATAAAGGCGATGGTCGAGATGACATCCCGATACGCCTGAAAAATGAACACGCAGGTCTTGGGCAGGAAATTGTAGATGCTGTAAAGCATCGCCCGGGGATGGGGATTGGGGATATACCCTTGATCGTAGTACTCCTCGTAGACGAGGCGGAAGGCTTGTTCCAGCTCTTCCTTGGTTTCGGCGACCTTGATTCCGGGCTTGTCGATGTCGTCCAGCCTGGCCGCGGTCAGCGCGGAACGCCGAATGCGGATGGTGCGCCTGCGTTCGATGGATCTGTCCATGTTTCCTCCAACCCGGCCCGATCCGGCGAAACGTCGCGAGGCCGCGGCTTCGTGCTTACTCGATATCCCGATGCTGGTACCGTGCCGCGCCACCGTGCGCGCCGCTCAGATCAGCACCACTCCGGCGCCAAAAATTCCAACTATCACACCAAAATTAAAAGCAAAAATCCAACGCGAACCCGTTCGATGGATCTTGATCAGGGACACGGTCAGGGCCGCTAGGCCAACCAGCGCGACCACGAGCCATCCCAACCTCGCCCCTCCCCATTCCAGCAGCAGCTTGCAGATTTGAATCTGACCACTGCCGAGCAGCAGACCATGCAGCAGGGAAATCCCTCCGACTTGACTCAGAAAATCGTCGACAACCTGCATGACCTGGCTGACGAGAACGGCAAGAAGGATCAGCACGACTTCCAGCATGCGCCAGACCTCGACGGAAAAGGGTGTCGAAACGCTTCCAGGCCATGCCCCTTGATGTTGCACCGGCCGGCCCGCCGTGCACGCCACGTGTCTCCGTGAAAAGCCGGGGCGCGAAACAGCGTCCCGGCACGCGAGGCACGGATACGCGGCGCGTCATCACTTCTTCAAACGACGACAGGCCGCCAGGCCCATGCCCAGGAATCCAGACCCAAGAAGCAACATGGTCGCCGGCTCGGGAACCGGATTCGAGACGGGCTCTCCACTGATCCGGACGTACGTGGGCAGGACATTGGTCGCGCCCTCCATCGTGTACCAGCCCCAAACGTCCTCGCCCGGCTCGATGAACCCATTTTGCGCGAGCAGGGCAAGATAACTGGTATCGGTGATCTGGGAAAAACCCGTGAAGGAGACGGTGTACGCGTAGTCGTCGAGGGTGAATGTTTCGGTCGCGGCCAATGGATTGGCCAGGATAAACAAATCCCCCTGGCTCAAGCCGCTGTTCGGACTCTCAAAAAAATCAAAATCCAGTTGCGTCGAAAAGATCGGCAGACTCGGCAAGGACGGCACCAACGGGGTCAGGGTCAAGACCGCGAAGACTGTGCCCGACTGAAGCGAAGGGCCGTAAACGGGCCGGTTGTAGTGGGTGATGGTCATCGCGTCATCGGACGGACCGTTGGTGGCCAAGGTTCCCCCGACTTCGCCCAGCGTCAGACGGCTTCGGCCCGATCCCGTGGACGTGCCCCAGGCCAGACCTTGGTAGCCGGACACCCCGGACAATGTCTTGGCGTTGAACGGATCGATGTTGGAATCCCCGCCATTCTCATTGTCCCACTCGGTAAAAATGCCATCGGTCACATACCCCCATTGGCTGATGAACTCGGCCGATACCGGCGCGCTCCACAAAATCAGCCCTCCAAGCATCAACAACAGCATGACATTTCTTTTCATGGTCAAGTCCTCCAAAATTTGTTCGACTCATGGTACCGTGGTGATGCAATATCCATACAACGTTCCATTTTACTGACTTTAAAGATCTTTCCAGAAAAAAATTCAGGGCTCCGACTCCAGGTGTAAAGATACCCGAACACGTCGCTGTGTCCCGAAACCCATGCGCCGCCCCTCGACGCGACGCGCCAAGGCGTGATCATGCCCACGGATTGGAACACGCCCGCATTCTCCCCCGAGGCGCCCGATGGCCAGGCAACCCCCCGAACGGCCACGGGAATACCCCGCGCCACGCGCATTCCCGGCGCCGGCCCAAGGCAGCGGCGCCATGACGATTTCCCGACAACACCCCGACACGTCCGAATTCGGACAAGGCAACAGCCGCCATGAAACGCGAAGAGCCATCCGATCGTTGACCGGAGGGCTCTTTGCCAGTGGGTGTAAAATTCACCGAAATCGGTGTCGGAAAATCTAACACCTTGTTCAGGAAACCAGAACCGCCTCGTTTTCCCAGCCCTGTCCCATGCGCAGGGCCAGGGTCGTGTTGCGCTGGCGGCCACGGACATTGCCCAGCCCCATGTGCATGGCCCGGCGCGACCCCATGAGCACGGCCAGCTTCCGGGCGCGGGTCAGGCCGGTATAGATGAGGTTGCGCTGCAGGAGCATGTAGTGCTGGGTGACCACGGGCATGACCACGGCCGGATATTCGCTGCCCTGGCTTTTATGGACACTGATGGCGTAAGCTAGGCCGATTTCGTCCAGCTCGTCGAAATCGTATTCCACCTCGCGACCGTCGAATTCCGCGGTCAACACTTCGTCCTTGAGATCCAAATCGACAATCCGCCCCAGATCGCCGTTAAAGACGTCCTTGTCGTAGTTGTTACGCAGCTGCAGGATACGGTCTCCTGTCCGGTAATGCCGCTGCCCCCGGACAAGTTCCTGACCCGTGGGATTAAGGCGCTCCTGAAGCAGGCGGTTCAAGGCCAGGGTTCCGACCTCGCCCTTGTGCATGGGCGTAAGCACCTGCACGTCCTGCATGGGGTCCAGGCCATAGGCTTCGGGAATGCGTTCGCAGACCATGCGCAGAATCAGGGACTGCAGTTCAATCAAATTTTCTTTCTCGACCCAAAAAAAATCCGCCCTGGGCGGAGCGTGCGGACTGCCCTGGGGAAACTCGCCCTCGTTGATGCGGTGGGCGTTGACCACGATCATGCTTTCCCTGGCCTGCCGGTAGATATGCGTCAGACGCACGGCCGGAATAAAGCCGCTTTCCAGCAAATCCCCCAGGACATTCCCCGCGCCGACCGAGGGCAGCTGGTTCTCGTCGCCGACAAAAATCAGCCGACAGGTCAGCGGCAGAGCCCGCAAGAGCGAAAGGCACAGTCCACAATCGAGCATGGAAGCCTCGTCCACGACCAACGCATCCACGGCCAGCTTTTTGTCCTCGTTGAACTCGAAACCCGTGCCCGGCTGGAATTTAAGCAACCGATGCAGCGTGGTGGCCGTGAACCCCGTGGCCTCGGACATGCGCTTGGCCGCCCGGCCCGTGGGCGCGGCCAGGGCGATTTTAAGACCCAGGGATTTGAGCGCCCGGACCACGACCCTGGTGATGGTCGTCTTGCCCGTGCCCGGACCGCCGGTGATGATGGCCACTTTGTGCGCGCAGGCCGATTCCACGGCCTCGCGCTGTTCGGCGGACAGGGTCAGGGACTGGCGCTGTTCCTCACGCTCCACGGCAGCGGTGATTTTGGCCGGGTCCAGCCGGGAGACGTGATCGAGCAGACCGTGCAGACGCGAGGCGATTTCCCGCTCCAGGCGGTACAGATAGGTAAGAAAAACCGCCTGGGCGATCTCCTTTTCCGGCAAGGCCTCGATGACCAGGCGCTTGCGTTCCTCCAGGGCGTCGATCCGGTCCTCGATCATCTCCGAATCGTGGCAGCCCAACAGACGCGCCGCCTCGTCAACCAGATTCGCGCGCGGCAGGTACATATGCCCGGCGCCCTCGGCAGTCTGCCGCAGACAGTATTCCACCCCGGCCTCCAGCCTCTGCGGCGCGTCCGGAGCAAAGCCGAGCTTCAGGGCCATGTCGTCGGCCGTGCGGAAGCCGATGCCGTGGATGTTATAGGCCAGATCATACGGATTCTGGCGCAGCTGCTGGACAGCCGTCACCCCGTAATGGCGGAAGATGCGATGGGCGAACGTCGTGGCCACGCCGTGGGTCTGCAAAAACAGCATCAGGCCGCGCACCTCGCGCTTTTCCTGCCACGACGAAACAATCATCTTCAGCTTGGCCGCGCCGATGCCCTCCACTTCCAGGAGACGTTCCGGGTCGGAGTCAAGAATATCCAGGACCTGGCTCCCAAAGCGGCTGACCAGCCGCTCGGCCATTTTTTCGCCGATGCCCTTGATGGCCCCGGATTCAAGAAAACGACGAATGCCGTTGAGCGAGGCTGGCAGCAGATGTTCGCAGGACTCGGCCTTGAATTGGCGACCGAATTTGGGATGCTCGATCCAGTCCCCATCCAGACGCAGGGATTCGCCCGGAGCCACGTCGCCCAGAATGCCGACCGCGGTGACCTGGCCGGGCACGGCGGGCGAATCCAACTTGGCGATAACGTATCCGTTTTCGGGATTCTGGTAGATAACGCCGA from Deltaproteobacteria bacterium carries:
- a CDS encoding PEP-CTERM sorting domain-containing protein, giving the protein MKRNVMLLLMLGGLILWSAPVSAEFISQWGYVTDGIFTEWDNENGGDSNIDPFNAKTLSGVSGYQGLAWGTSTGSGRSRLTLGEVGGTLATNGPSDDAMTITHYNRPVYGPSLQSGTVFAVLTLTPLVPSLPSLPIFSTQLDFDFFESPNSGLSQGDLFILANPLAATETFTLDDYAYTVSFTGFSQITDTSYLALLAQNGFIEPGEDVWGWYTMEGATNVLPTYVRISGEPVSNPVPEPATMLLLGSGFLGMGLAACRRLKK
- a CDS encoding ATP-dependent RecD-like DNA helicase; protein product: MTSIQGEIVGVIYQNPENGYVIAKLDSPAVPGQVTAVGILGDVAPGESLRLDGDWIEHPKFGRQFKAESCEHLLPASLNGIRRFLESGAIKGIGEKMAERLVSRFGSQVLDILDSDPERLLEVEGIGAAKLKMIVSSWQEKREVRGLMLFLQTHGVATTFAHRIFRHYGVTAVQQLRQNPYDLAYNIHGIGFRTADDMALKLGFAPDAPQRLEAGVEYCLRQTAEGAGHMYLPRANLVDEAARLLGCHDSEMIEDRIDALEERKRLVIEALPEKEIAQAVFLTYLYRLEREIASRLHGLLDHVSRLDPAKITAAVEREEQRQSLTLSAEQREAVESACAHKVAIITGGPGTGKTTITRVVVRALKSLGLKIALAAPTGRAAKRMSEATGFTATTLHRLLKFQPGTGFEFNEDKKLAVDALVVDEASMLDCGLCLSLLRALPLTCRLIFVGDENQLPSVGAGNVLGDLLESGFIPAVRLTHIYRQARESMIVVNAHRINEGEFPQGSPHAPPRADFFWVEKENLIELQSLILRMVCERIPEAYGLDPMQDVQVLTPMHKGEVGTLALNRLLQERLNPTGQELVRGQRHYRTGDRILQLRNNYDKDVFNGDLGRIVDLDLKDEVLTAEFDGREVEYDFDELDEIGLAYAISVHKSQGSEYPAVVMPVVTQHYMLLQRNLIYTGLTRARKLAVLMGSRRAMHMGLGNVRGRQRNTTLALRMGQGWENEAVLVS